The following are encoded together in the Bacillus sp. V2I10 genome:
- a CDS encoding TrkA family potassium uptake protein: MKKQFAVLGLGSFGGTLIEELSLLDVEIIALDKDMEVVNKYADKATIVVQANGINERELESLGIRNVDQAIVSFGDEVENSILATLVLKEMGIKQVWVKASNLYHKKVLKKIGADRVILPEHDMARRIAHYIESEKIIDYIELSSDYSLVEIKATKKLSNRSLLDLDARARYGCTIIGIKRNNTMIISPSAKEIILENDILFVIGDNEGLTRFEENEV; the protein is encoded by the coding sequence TTGAAGAAACAATTTGCAGTTCTAGGATTAGGCAGTTTCGGTGGTACCCTCATTGAAGAGCTCTCTCTTCTTGATGTTGAGATTATCGCTTTAGACAAGGATATGGAAGTTGTTAACAAATATGCTGACAAAGCCACTATTGTTGTGCAGGCAAATGGTATTAACGAAAGAGAGTTAGAATCTTTAGGGATAAGAAACGTCGATCAAGCCATTGTTTCTTTTGGAGATGAAGTAGAAAACAGCATTCTTGCTACGCTGGTATTAAAGGAAATGGGAATTAAACAAGTATGGGTTAAGGCATCTAATCTCTATCACAAGAAAGTGCTTAAGAAGATAGGTGCGGATCGTGTTATATTACCTGAACATGATATGGCAAGGCGAATTGCTCATTACATCGAATCAGAAAAGATTATTGATTATATTGAACTTTCCTCCGATTATAGTCTTGTTGAAATCAAAGCTACAAAAAAATTGAGTAATAGGAGCCTTCTTGATTTAGATGCTAGAGCGCGGTATGGTTGTACCATTATTGGAATTAAAAGAAATAATACAATGATTATTTCACCTTCGGCTAAGGAAATAATTTTAGAAAATGATATATTGTTTGTTATTGGTGATAATGAGGGTTTGACGCGTTTTGAGGAAAATGAGGTATAA
- a CDS encoding cation:proton antiporter — MFIGLIGSFLTADHKWGLLQQHGTVVSIVVAISSYLLAGTIEASGLMATFTAGLVTGNSHLFQIRTSEEVNLSTYQFSETLTLLLRTLIFMLLGTQVNFHILSKFWMQGVLIVFVFMFIARPLSVLICTLPDKKANWSWNEIIFMFWVRETGVIPAALSAMIVAAGINYANEISSVTFMLYW; from the coding sequence ATTTTTATTGGCCTAATTGGATCCTTTTTAACTGCAGACCATAAATGGGGTTTGTTACAGCAGCACGGTACAGTTGTAAGTATTGTTGTGGCGATTAGTTCTTATTTACTTGCAGGAACAATAGAAGCTAGTGGGTTAATGGCAACATTTACTGCTGGACTTGTCACTGGTAACTCTCATCTGTTTCAAATTCGTACTTCAGAAGAAGTTAATTTATCTACATATCAATTTTCTGAAACTTTAACGTTACTATTACGGACACTTATCTTTATGTTGCTTGGTACCCAAGTGAATTTCCATATATTAAGCAAATTCTGGATGCAGGGAGTTCTTATCGTATTTGTTTTTATGTTTATTGCACGGCCACTTTCCGTACTAATTTGTACCCTGCCAGATAAAAAGGCAAATTGGAGTTGGAATGAGATCATTTTTATGTTTTGGGTTCGTGAAACAGGCGTAATTCCGGCTGCGCTTTCGGCAATGATTGTTGCTGCAGGCATAAATTATGCAAACGAAATCTCTTCTGTCACATTTATGCTATACTGGTGA